Proteins encoded within one genomic window of Catenulispora sp. MAP5-51:
- a CDS encoding Crp/Fnr family transcriptional regulator, with amino-acid sequence MQISDLAIQALEPTRYLAMPAGALAALAERHAGWRDLTARLTEHKFITAELRNRTLLLDDAAERYRTYLADFATIAARVPLSQVAAYIGVTPEALSRIRRRLLVTA; translated from the coding sequence TTGCAGATCTCCGACCTGGCCATTCAGGCCCTGGAACCGACGCGGTACCTCGCCATGCCGGCCGGCGCGCTGGCCGCCCTCGCCGAGCGCCACGCGGGCTGGCGCGACCTCACGGCACGCCTGACCGAGCACAAGTTCATCACCGCGGAACTCCGCAACCGCACTCTGCTGCTGGACGACGCCGCCGAGCGTTACCGGACCTACCTCGCCGACTTCGCCACCATCGCCGCGCGCGTCCCGCTGTCCCAGGTCGCGGCCTACATCGGCGTGACGCCCGAGGCTCTGAGCCGCATCCGCCGCAGACTTCTGGTGACCGCTTGA
- a CDS encoding isochorismatase family protein, which yields MTQRALIIIDVQESFRARPLWRLIDNPDIADDVNRLVDHARANDDLVVWVLHEEPGTGNSFDPASGHVRYLDGLRAPAADDIQVRKTSHNAFTTTNLQQRLTEHGVTELAICGIRTEQCCETTARVGSDLGYQVTFVVDATATNPIPHPDAPQDPTPEELEADPRALPAAAVVERTVFALAHRFATIATVDDVVGAGAPAAMPVG from the coding sequence ATGACACAGCGAGCCCTCATCATCATCGACGTCCAGGAGTCCTTCCGCGCCCGCCCGCTCTGGCGGCTGATCGACAACCCGGACATCGCCGACGACGTCAACCGCCTGGTGGACCACGCCCGCGCGAACGACGACCTGGTCGTCTGGGTCCTGCACGAGGAGCCCGGCACCGGGAACAGCTTCGACCCGGCCTCCGGCCACGTCCGCTACCTGGACGGCCTGCGCGCCCCGGCCGCAGACGACATCCAGGTCCGCAAGACCTCGCACAACGCGTTCACCACCACCAACCTGCAGCAGCGCCTCACCGAGCACGGCGTCACCGAGCTGGCGATCTGCGGCATCCGGACCGAGCAGTGCTGCGAGACCACCGCCCGGGTCGGCTCCGACCTGGGCTACCAGGTGACGTTCGTGGTGGACGCGACCGCGACCAACCCCATCCCGCACCCGGACGCGCCGCAGGACCCGACCCCCGAGGAGCTGGAGGCCGACCCGCGCGCGCTGCCGGCCGCGGCGGTCGTGGAGCGCACCGTCTTCGCCCTGGCGCACCGGTTCGCGACCATCGCGACGGTGGACGACGTGGTCGGCGCGGGCGCCCCGGCGGCGATGCCGGTAGGCTGA
- a CDS encoding carbohydrate ABC transporter permease produces MTTHTERGRLGRPRPARARSVFSGLAPLAWIGPAIALIAFAVLWPVVKMVQSSTTHWSRYGVNLGSNGTDNYNKLFKEQDLNGVLERTGIWVVVVVTCTVLISLCVAQLFNQKFPGRTVARWALIAPWAASVMMTSIIFKWMLYPGYGFINIILNDLGLVDRNSSTADWLGHSTSGFIWEMVVAVFVSVPFTSYTVIAGLQTVPGEVYEAARVDGASKVRTYFSITLPLLKPALLVAAVINVMNVFNSFPIIWEMTHGGPGYDTSTTTVFMWILKRQNIGESAALSVVNFVLVIVIVFAFLKVSKWNSEGEA; encoded by the coding sequence ATGACGACGCACACAGAGCGGGGCCGGCTCGGCCGGCCCCGCCCCGCCCGCGCCAGGTCGGTGTTCTCCGGCCTGGCCCCGCTGGCCTGGATCGGCCCGGCGATCGCGCTGATCGCCTTCGCCGTGCTGTGGCCGGTGGTGAAGATGGTCCAGTCCTCGACCACGCACTGGTCCCGCTACGGCGTGAACCTGGGCTCCAACGGGACGGACAACTACAACAAGCTGTTCAAGGAGCAGGACCTGAACGGTGTGCTGGAGCGCACCGGGATCTGGGTGGTCGTGGTCGTCACCTGCACGGTGCTGATCTCGCTGTGCGTCGCGCAGCTGTTCAACCAGAAGTTCCCGGGGCGCACGGTCGCGCGCTGGGCGCTGATCGCGCCGTGGGCCGCCTCGGTGATGATGACCTCGATCATCTTCAAGTGGATGCTCTACCCCGGCTACGGGTTCATCAACATCATCCTGAACGACCTGGGCCTGGTGGACCGCAACAGCTCCACCGCGGACTGGCTGGGGCACTCCACCTCCGGGTTCATCTGGGAGATGGTGGTCGCGGTGTTCGTTTCGGTCCCGTTCACCAGCTACACGGTGATCGCCGGCCTGCAGACCGTCCCCGGTGAGGTGTACGAGGCGGCCCGGGTGGACGGCGCGAGCAAGGTGCGCACGTACTTCTCGATCACGCTGCCGCTGCTGAAGCCGGCGCTGCTGGTGGCCGCGGTCATCAACGTGATGAACGTGTTCAACAGCTTCCCGATCATCTGGGAGATGACGCACGGCGGACCGGGGTACGACACCTCGACCACCACGGTCTTCATGTGGATCCTCAAGCGTCAGAACATCGGTGAGTCCGCCGCCCTGTCGGTGGTGAACTTCGTGCTGGTGATCGTGATCGTCTTCGCCTTCCTGAAGGTGAGCAAGTGGAACAGTGAGGGCGAGGCATGA
- a CDS encoding GlxA family transcriptional regulator — protein sequence MVRVVFLLIPRLHLLDLSGPAQAFSTADDYGYRYELRYFAEQEDIVSAQGVRLRAETEWPGTGPQDLVVVPGWRSPTLKGSPRPGRELLDRLVRHHAAGGTVASVCSGAEVLGQAGLLDDRRCTTHHDLQDELAARYPRARVERDVVYVTDRRVVTSAGIASGIDLALHLVAERHGPAAAARIAREMVVYARRSGEESQDSAMLRHRWHLRDAVHRAQDRIDAAYAEPLRLADLARAGGVSERTLTRQFVESTGMTPLRYQQTLRVERAENLIGHGATVEAAAHAVGFSDARMLRRLRSRVM from the coding sequence ATTGTGAGGGTCGTCTTCCTGCTCATCCCGCGCCTGCACCTGCTGGACCTGTCGGGTCCGGCGCAGGCCTTCTCCACCGCGGACGATTACGGCTACCGGTACGAGCTGCGGTACTTCGCCGAGCAGGAGGACATCGTCAGCGCGCAGGGCGTCCGGCTGCGCGCCGAGACCGAGTGGCCCGGCACCGGCCCGCAGGACCTCGTGGTGGTCCCGGGCTGGCGCTCGCCCACGCTCAAGGGCAGTCCGCGCCCGGGCCGGGAGCTGCTCGACCGGCTGGTCCGGCACCACGCCGCCGGCGGCACTGTGGCCAGCGTCTGCTCCGGCGCCGAGGTGCTGGGCCAGGCCGGGCTGCTGGACGACCGGCGCTGCACCACCCACCACGATCTGCAGGACGAACTCGCCGCCCGCTACCCGCGGGCCCGGGTCGAGCGCGACGTGGTCTACGTGACCGACCGCCGGGTGGTGACCTCGGCCGGCATCGCCAGCGGCATCGATCTGGCGCTGCACCTGGTGGCCGAGCGCCACGGCCCGGCCGCCGCGGCGCGGATCGCGCGCGAGATGGTGGTCTACGCGCGCCGCTCGGGCGAGGAGTCTCAGGACAGCGCGATGCTGCGGCACCGCTGGCATCTGCGCGACGCGGTGCACCGCGCGCAGGACCGGATCGACGCGGCCTACGCCGAGCCCTTGCGGCTGGCCGATCTGGCGCGCGCCGGAGGCGTCAGCGAACGCACTCTGACGCGACAATTCGTGGAGAGCACAGGGATGACTCCGTTGCGTTACCAGCAGACATTGCGAGTGGAACGTGCGGAAAATCTGATCGGGCACGGCGCGACCGTCGAGGCGGCCGCGCACGCCGTGGGCTTCTCCGATGCCCGTATGCTGCGCCGACTCCGTTCGCGCGTGATGTAG
- a CDS encoding carbohydrate ABC transporter permease — translation MTAVTTSSPTARQDRVPSAPKPPRGLPGVKKIALIGSAYLIALIFITPYIEMFLTALRPVNETADPTIIPKHLEWSNFTSVFSGDSSFGTNMRITLEVACGATFLVLLVALPAAYYTARKRFRGRKAFLLLVLVTQMFQPTAMVVGIYGEMRDLGGINSVWALIIVDAGFNLAFAVWILSAYFAAIPAELEQAAMIDGATRFGAFRRVTIPLAMPGIVTALIFTFIAAWNEFIVALTLTTSPDKAPLSVAVDNYIGQYTVDYGHLFASTVIATIPVIVLFGLIERKVVDGLTAGSIK, via the coding sequence ATGACAGCCGTGACGACCTCCTCGCCGACCGCGCGCCAGGACCGGGTGCCCTCGGCGCCCAAGCCGCCGCGCGGTCTGCCGGGCGTGAAGAAGATCGCGCTGATCGGCAGCGCGTACCTGATCGCGCTGATCTTCATCACCCCGTACATCGAGATGTTCCTGACCGCGCTGCGGCCGGTGAACGAGACCGCCGACCCGACGATCATCCCGAAGCACCTGGAATGGTCGAACTTCACCTCGGTGTTCTCCGGCGACTCCAGCTTCGGCACCAACATGCGCATCACCCTGGAGGTCGCCTGCGGCGCCACCTTCCTGGTGCTGCTGGTGGCACTGCCGGCGGCGTACTACACGGCCCGCAAGCGGTTCCGCGGCCGCAAGGCGTTCCTGCTGCTGGTCCTGGTCACGCAGATGTTCCAGCCCACCGCGATGGTGGTCGGCATCTACGGCGAGATGCGCGACCTGGGCGGGATCAACTCGGTCTGGGCCCTGATCATCGTGGACGCGGGCTTCAACCTGGCCTTCGCGGTGTGGATCCTGTCGGCCTACTTCGCGGCCATCCCGGCCGAGCTGGAGCAGGCCGCGATGATCGACGGGGCGACCCGCTTCGGCGCGTTCCGGCGGGTGACGATCCCGCTGGCGATGCCGGGCATCGTGACCGCGCTGATCTTCACGTTCATCGCCGCCTGGAACGAGTTCATCGTGGCCCTGACCCTGACGACGAGTCCTGACAAGGCCCCGTTGTCGGTGGCGGTGGACAACTACATCGGCCAGTACACCGTCGACTACGGGCACCTGTTCGCCTCGACGGTCATCGCGACCATCCCGGTGATCGTGCTGTTCGGCCTGATCGAGCGCAAGGTCGTCGACGGCCTGACCGCCGGTTCCATCAAGTAG
- a CDS encoding acyl-CoA synthetase: protein MQFNLADLFESVVDKIPEKEALVVPGVKRWTYKELDREANRLAHFLLARGVGVRDHVGMHMYNGSEYVVAVLACLKIRAVPININYRYVADELRYLYTDADLVAVVVDAEFGDRVREIFEDSTKLKTIVSVGDAIADLPSVTYADAVRGQSEERDGLLPHGDRSADDLYIIYTGGTTGMPKGVMWRHEDIFYAGMAGGRPYGEPMKDPSEVADGIDPAAGQMATFPVAPLMHGAAQLATFISFNMGQKVVLNRKFDAHEVLRTVEQEKANVISMVGDAMGRPLAEALAGPLAGTDVSSLFVVSSAGAILSEAVREQLQAQMPNVLIRDNFGSTESGFNGDAAPGSGPAGGMRFTVNERTTVYLDEEHRPATPGDGRVGRVAQHGNVPLGYYNDPVKTAETFFEHDGRRWVLLGDLGTLEADGSVAVLGRGSQCINTGGEKVFPEEVEAVLKSHPGVFDAIVAGAPDERFGHRVAAVIQPREQGAGTPTDGELEEYCRGRLSGYKVPRLLVRVSHIRRSPSGKPDYPWAKELVTEASRHPE, encoded by the coding sequence ATGCAGTTCAACCTCGCGGACCTGTTCGAGAGCGTCGTCGACAAGATCCCCGAGAAGGAGGCTCTGGTCGTCCCGGGCGTGAAGCGATGGACGTACAAGGAGCTGGACCGCGAGGCGAACCGACTGGCGCACTTCCTGCTGGCACGCGGAGTGGGAGTGCGGGACCACGTCGGGATGCACATGTACAACGGGTCGGAGTACGTGGTCGCCGTGTTGGCGTGCCTGAAGATCCGTGCGGTACCCATCAACATCAACTACCGCTATGTGGCCGACGAACTGCGTTACCTCTATACGGACGCGGATCTGGTCGCCGTAGTAGTGGACGCGGAGTTCGGCGACAGAGTGCGCGAGATCTTCGAGGACTCAACGAAGCTCAAAACGATCGTCTCCGTCGGCGACGCTATAGCGGATCTGCCCTCTGTGACGTATGCGGACGCGGTCCGTGGGCAGTCGGAGGAGCGCGACGGACTACTCCCTCACGGCGACCGTTCGGCCGACGACCTCTACATCATCTACACCGGCGGGACCACGGGGATGCCCAAGGGCGTCATGTGGCGCCATGAAGACATCTTCTACGCGGGGATGGCAGGCGGGCGCCCTTATGGGGAGCCGATGAAGGATCCCTCAGAGGTCGCCGACGGTATCGACCCCGCTGCCGGCCAGATGGCGACCTTCCCTGTCGCGCCGCTGATGCACGGCGCCGCGCAGCTCGCCACCTTCATCAGCTTCAACATGGGCCAGAAGGTGGTCCTGAACCGGAAGTTCGACGCGCACGAGGTGCTGCGCACCGTCGAGCAGGAGAAGGCGAACGTCATCTCCATGGTCGGCGACGCCATGGGCCGACCGCTGGCCGAGGCGCTGGCCGGGCCGCTGGCCGGGACCGACGTGAGCAGCCTGTTCGTGGTGAGCTCAGCCGGGGCGATCCTGTCCGAGGCGGTGCGCGAGCAGCTCCAGGCGCAGATGCCGAACGTGCTGATCCGCGACAACTTCGGCTCCACCGAGAGCGGGTTCAACGGCGACGCCGCCCCCGGCAGCGGTCCGGCCGGCGGCATGCGGTTCACCGTCAACGAGCGCACCACGGTCTACCTGGACGAGGAGCACCGGCCGGCCACGCCCGGCGACGGCCGGGTCGGGCGGGTGGCCCAGCACGGGAACGTGCCGCTGGGCTACTACAACGACCCGGTGAAGACCGCCGAGACGTTCTTCGAGCACGACGGCCGGCGCTGGGTGCTGCTCGGCGACCTGGGCACGCTGGAGGCGGACGGCTCGGTGGCGGTGCTCGGGCGCGGCTCGCAGTGCATCAACACCGGCGGCGAGAAGGTCTTCCCCGAGGAGGTCGAGGCGGTCCTGAAGTCGCATCCCGGGGTGTTCGACGCGATCGTCGCCGGCGCGCCGGACGAGCGGTTCGGCCACCGGGTGGCCGCCGTCATCCAGCCCCGCGAGCAAGGCGCGGGCACCCCCACGGACGGCGAGCTGGAGGAGTACTGCCGGGGCCGGCTGTCGGGGTACAAGGTGCCCCGGCTGCTCGTGCGGGTGTCGCATATCCGCCGCTCACCGAGCGGCAAACCCGACTACCCTTGGGCGAAAGAGCTGGTCACCGAGGCGTCCCGGCACCCGGAGTGA
- a CDS encoding acyl-ACP desaturase, whose amino-acid sequence MTVTDLPRQGARPTAAMPEAALLSELEQVVEANLNRHLDCAKEWFPHEYVPWSEGETFDGVLGGKPWSPEQSRIPEIARTSLILNLMTEDNLPSYHRAIAVQFGQDGAWGTWVHRWTAEEGRHGIAIRDYLLTTRAVDPVALERERMTHMSNGYSQPDAYDALHSIAYVSFQELATRIAHRNTGKVSGDPDCERLLARVAQDENLHMLFYRNLLGAAFELDPDQAMRAVANVVQQFQMPGSGLQDFGRKSVMIAKAGIYDLRIHHDEVVMPILRQTNALERTDLGADGEIAREELMAFLDGLDTAATRFCEKREALLARQAARRNA is encoded by the coding sequence ATGACCGTCACCGACCTGCCCCGGCAGGGCGCCCGCCCGACAGCCGCGATGCCCGAGGCGGCCCTGCTCAGCGAGCTGGAGCAGGTCGTGGAGGCCAACCTGAACCGGCACCTGGACTGCGCCAAGGAGTGGTTCCCGCACGAGTACGTGCCGTGGAGCGAGGGCGAGACCTTCGACGGCGTCCTGGGCGGCAAGCCCTGGAGCCCGGAGCAGTCCCGCATCCCGGAGATCGCGCGCACCAGCCTGATCCTGAACCTGATGACCGAGGACAACCTGCCCAGCTACCACCGCGCCATCGCGGTGCAGTTCGGCCAGGACGGCGCCTGGGGCACCTGGGTGCACCGCTGGACCGCCGAGGAGGGCCGGCACGGCATCGCGATCCGCGACTACCTGCTGACCACCCGCGCCGTCGACCCGGTCGCGCTGGAGCGCGAGCGCATGACGCACATGTCCAACGGCTACTCCCAGCCTGACGCCTACGACGCCCTGCACTCGATCGCCTACGTGAGCTTCCAGGAACTGGCGACCCGCATCGCGCACCGCAACACCGGCAAGGTCTCCGGGGACCCGGACTGCGAGCGCCTGCTGGCCCGCGTGGCGCAGGACGAGAACCTGCACATGCTCTTCTACCGCAACCTTCTGGGCGCCGCATTCGAGCTCGACCCGGACCAGGCCATGCGCGCGGTGGCCAACGTGGTCCAGCAGTTCCAGATGCCGGGCTCGGGCCTGCAGGACTTCGGCCGCAAGTCGGTGATGATCGCCAAGGCCGGCATCTACGACCTGCGGATCCACCACGACGAGGTCGTGATGCCGATCCTGCGCCAGACCAACGCCCTGGAGCGCACCGACCTCGGCGCCGACGGCGAGATCGCCCGCGAGGAGCTGATGGCGTTCCTGGACGGCCTGGACACCGCGGCGACGCGCTTCTGCGAGAAGCGCGAGGCGCTGCTGGCCCGGCAGGCGGCACGCCGGAACGCCTGA
- a CDS encoding extracellular solute-binding protein: protein MKRLVTIAATGLAAALALSACSSSKSSGSSSSSGGSSKPVTISLLAPNYGSTDKDDTKLYWQQIINDFQAKYPNVKVDLQMATWDNLATKLTTAVQNNDAPDLFEGGGYADVAAQGLLYKASDIVSPQTVSNLIPHVAQLGQTKGQDGSQAQYGIPFTTSTRALFYNTALFQQAGIAAAPQTWADVAADAAKIKALGKTGFGLPLGSEEAQAETYLWTLGNGGGYKDASGKWAINSPQNIETFQWLTDNLVKPGLTEPDPATKKRTDLWKDFAAGNIGMINGSPSLLPILQEGSIGSNWKAAPIAGKTGPLSSPLGVADFIEAFNTHPDHKAAVGEFLDFALQKKYQEQFDNEYDLLPATQDAATDLSTQNPALKPFIDALPNAAWYPSSDPNWDPASQKVKDIVGKAVTSDPKGVLDQIQAVATASN from the coding sequence GTGAAGCGTCTCGTCACTATCGCCGCTACCGGTCTGGCCGCGGCTCTGGCTCTGTCGGCCTGCTCCTCGAGTAAGTCCTCCGGTTCGTCCTCGTCCTCCGGCGGCTCCTCCAAGCCGGTGACCATCTCGCTGCTCGCGCCGAACTACGGCAGCACCGACAAGGACGACACCAAGCTGTACTGGCAGCAGATCATCAACGACTTCCAGGCCAAGTACCCGAACGTCAAGGTCGACCTGCAGATGGCGACCTGGGACAACCTGGCCACCAAGCTGACCACGGCGGTCCAGAACAACGACGCCCCGGACCTGTTCGAGGGCGGCGGCTACGCCGACGTGGCGGCCCAGGGCCTGCTGTACAAGGCCTCGGACATCGTCTCCCCGCAGACCGTGAGCAACCTGATCCCGCACGTGGCCCAGCTCGGCCAGACCAAGGGCCAGGACGGCAGCCAGGCGCAGTACGGCATCCCGTTCACCACCTCGACCCGCGCGCTGTTCTACAACACCGCGCTGTTCCAGCAGGCCGGTATCGCCGCCGCCCCGCAGACCTGGGCCGACGTGGCCGCCGACGCCGCCAAGATCAAGGCGCTCGGCAAGACCGGCTTCGGCCTGCCGCTGGGCTCGGAGGAGGCGCAGGCCGAGACCTACCTGTGGACGCTGGGCAACGGCGGCGGCTACAAGGACGCCTCGGGCAAGTGGGCGATCAACTCCCCGCAGAACATCGAGACCTTCCAGTGGCTGACCGACAACCTGGTCAAGCCGGGCCTGACCGAGCCCGACCCGGCCACCAAGAAGCGCACCGACCTGTGGAAGGACTTCGCGGCCGGCAACATCGGCATGATCAACGGCTCCCCGTCGCTGCTGCCGATCCTGCAGGAGGGCAGCATCGGCAGCAACTGGAAGGCCGCGCCGATCGCCGGCAAGACCGGCCCGCTGAGCTCGCCGCTGGGCGTCGCGGACTTCATCGAGGCCTTCAACACCCACCCGGACCACAAGGCCGCGGTCGGTGAGTTCCTCGACTTCGCGCTGCAGAAGAAGTACCAGGAGCAGTTCGACAACGAGTACGACCTGCTGCCGGCCACCCAGGACGCGGCCACGGACCTGTCGACCCAGAACCCGGCCCTGAAGCCGTTCATCGACGCGCTGCCCAACGCCGCCTGGTACCCGAGCTCGGACCCGAACTGGGACCCGGCCTCGCAGAAGGTCAAGGACATCGTCGGCAAGGCCGTGACCTCGGACCCGAAGGGCGTCCTGGACCAGATCCAGGCCGTCGCGACGGCCAGTAACTAA
- a CDS encoding acyl-CoA dehydrogenase family protein codes for MRIAYTEAQAQLRDTLRAYFTELVTPEVAEEMSTGEFGGPRSREAVRQMGRDGWLGVGWPEEYGGQGFTPVEQFVFFDEAQRAGAPVPFLTINAVGPAIMRFGTAKQKSELLPRILAGECMFAIGYSEPESGTDLASLKTRAVLEPDGGHYLVNGQKIFTSLSDHADYVWLACRTDPEAPQRTGKKHKGISILMVPTSDPGFTHTPIHTIGEASTYATYYTDIRVPAENIIGEPGEGWRVITTQLNHERVALCSSGSLERPFTEVVEWARQTKLADGTRVIDREWVRVHLARIQAKLSALRLFNWKVAASAELDVADASATKVWGTELYCEAYGLLLEVLGAAGALKKDSPGALLAGRVERAYRGVLILTFGGGTNEIQRDLIALFGLNMPRIPRH; via the coding sequence ATGCGGATCGCGTACACCGAGGCGCAGGCGCAGCTGCGCGACACTCTCCGCGCCTACTTCACCGAGCTGGTCACCCCCGAGGTCGCCGAGGAGATGTCCACCGGCGAGTTCGGCGGGCCGCGCAGCCGGGAGGCGGTGCGGCAGATGGGCCGTGACGGCTGGCTGGGCGTGGGCTGGCCCGAGGAGTACGGCGGACAGGGGTTCACGCCCGTCGAGCAGTTCGTGTTCTTCGACGAGGCCCAGCGGGCCGGGGCGCCGGTGCCCTTCCTGACCATCAACGCGGTCGGGCCGGCGATCATGCGCTTCGGCACCGCGAAGCAGAAGTCCGAACTCCTCCCGCGCATCCTGGCCGGGGAGTGCATGTTCGCCATCGGATACTCCGAGCCGGAGTCCGGGACCGACCTGGCCAGCCTGAAGACGCGCGCCGTGCTGGAGCCTGACGGCGGGCACTACCTGGTCAACGGGCAGAAGATCTTCACCTCGCTGTCCGACCACGCCGACTACGTCTGGCTGGCCTGCCGCACCGACCCCGAGGCCCCGCAGCGGACCGGCAAGAAGCACAAGGGCATCTCGATCCTGATGGTCCCGACCTCGGATCCGGGCTTCACCCACACGCCGATCCACACCATCGGCGAGGCCTCCACGTACGCCACCTACTACACCGACATCCGGGTCCCGGCCGAGAACATCATCGGCGAGCCCGGCGAGGGCTGGCGCGTGATCACCACGCAGCTCAACCACGAGCGGGTGGCGCTGTGCTCGTCGGGGTCGCTGGAGCGGCCGTTCACCGAGGTGGTCGAGTGGGCCCGGCAGACCAAGCTGGCCGACGGCACCCGGGTCATCGACCGCGAGTGGGTCCGGGTGCACCTGGCGCGCATCCAGGCCAAGCTCTCGGCGCTGCGGCTGTTCAACTGGAAGGTCGCCGCCTCCGCCGAACTCGACGTCGCCGACGCCTCGGCCACCAAGGTCTGGGGCACCGAGCTCTACTGCGAGGCGTACGGCCTGCTGCTGGAGGTGCTCGGCGCGGCCGGCGCGCTGAAGAAGGACTCCCCCGGCGCCCTGCTCGCCGGCCGGGTCGAGCGCGCCTACCGCGGGGTGCTGATCCTCACCTTCGGCGGCGGCACCAACGAGATCCAGCGCGACCTGATCGCCTTGTTCGGGCTGAACATGCCGCGCATCCCCCGCCACTAG
- a CDS encoding acyl-CoA dehydrogenase family protein: MDFELTEDQRALVDLVDQILADHCGTERLAELEKEARGSGNGSVHDAQAWRALAGAGAVSALLPDDGDLGVMGLALLAEAAGKRTAYVPVVAAIALGALPLARFGGHEDLLAGIASGAKLVTAALEEPGEPESLITTARHGEGGTFVLDGAKVMVPYGDLADAVLIPALLEDTPALFVVPRSALKVTPLLATGRQPYADLELDAVSVPAEALLARGGDAVDWLRDLGTVAYAAEASGVCTEAVAMTARYTSTRKQFGEPIASFQAVAQRAADAFISAEALRLCVLHAAWLMDDAARGGHSASSADISADVAIAKFHAGDAGSRVLHAAQHLHGGIGVDTDYPLHRYFVRGQQIEQTLGTATRQLLRIGAHLAD; the protein is encoded by the coding sequence ATGGATTTCGAGCTGACCGAGGACCAGCGGGCGCTGGTCGACCTCGTCGACCAGATCCTCGCCGACCACTGCGGCACCGAGCGTCTGGCCGAGCTGGAGAAGGAGGCACGCGGCAGCGGCAACGGCTCCGTGCACGACGCGCAGGCCTGGCGCGCGCTGGCCGGCGCCGGAGCCGTCTCCGCGCTGCTCCCCGACGACGGCGACCTGGGCGTCATGGGCCTGGCCCTGCTGGCCGAGGCCGCCGGAAAGCGCACCGCCTACGTCCCGGTGGTGGCGGCGATCGCCCTCGGCGCGCTGCCCCTGGCCCGTTTCGGCGGCCACGAGGACCTGCTCGCCGGCATCGCCTCCGGGGCCAAGCTGGTCACCGCCGCCTTGGAGGAGCCCGGAGAGCCCGAATCCCTGATCACCACCGCGCGGCACGGCGAAGGCGGCACCTTCGTTCTGGACGGTGCCAAGGTCATGGTCCCGTACGGCGATCTGGCCGACGCCGTCCTGATCCCCGCCCTTCTGGAGGACACGCCGGCGCTGTTCGTCGTTCCGCGCTCGGCGCTGAAGGTGACCCCGCTGCTGGCCACCGGGCGGCAGCCGTACGCCGACCTGGAGCTGGACGCGGTGAGCGTCCCGGCCGAGGCGCTGCTCGCCCGCGGCGGCGACGCGGTGGACTGGCTGCGCGACCTGGGCACCGTCGCCTATGCGGCCGAGGCCTCCGGCGTGTGCACCGAGGCGGTCGCCATGACCGCGCGCTACACCAGCACCCGCAAGCAGTTCGGCGAGCCGATCGCCTCGTTCCAAGCGGTGGCCCAGCGCGCCGCCGACGCCTTCATCAGTGCCGAGGCCCTGCGCCTGTGCGTGCTGCACGCGGCCTGGCTGATGGACGACGCCGCGCGCGGCGGCCACTCCGCCTCCTCCGCGGACATCTCCGCCGACGTCGCCATAGCGAAGTTCCACGCGGGGGACGCCGGATCGCGCGTCCTGCACGCCGCGCAGCATCTGCACGGCGGGATCGGCGTGGACACCGACTACCCGCTGCACCGCTACTTCGTCCGGGGCCAGCAGATCGAGCAGACCCTCGGCACCGCCACCCGGCAGCTCCTCCGCATCGGCGCACACCTCGCAGACTAA